A single genomic interval of Orcinus orca chromosome 19, mOrcOrc1.1, whole genome shotgun sequence harbors:
- the LOC117202104 gene encoding uncharacterized protein LOC117202104 isoform X1, with amino-acid sequence MPVTSRTPVRPPPARARTLCPPLPDPLGRCANPAARGAPPPGGPSQGERTPTSLDHMGCGGRVDRGRGRRGELPRLHTGAGEKMPPTPLVRPLHSSSPDPAARIRDGNSRLPGSAPFFQPPRRNLGQGRRDQIQSLALLGQPPRPPRIAGLQDCGDSPAQTPATSFIFLSRWKFSLAVAPHRHVLRGSPPLPGRGLGYSGIHSTPKRYQICCGSLRNGLFGKDQHQPNPRKPAQREAFFLSRSQSWLRRKLTPTFQSCVHFIHFQRKVSCCF; translated from the exons ATGCCGGTGACGTCACGCACCCCGGTGCGGCCCCCGCCTGCCCGCGCGCGCACACTCTGCCCCCCGCTGCCCGACCCACTGGGGCGGTGCGCGAACCCCGCGGCCCGAGGAGCCCCGCCTCCGGGCGGGCCGAGCCAAGGGGAGCGCACCCCGACTTCCCTGGATCACATGGGCTGCGGGGGGCGGGTGgatcgggggagggggaggcgcgGGGAGCTGCCGCGGCTCCACACTGGGGCAGGGGAGAAGATGCCCCCCACCCCTCTAGTTCGGCCTCTCCATTCAAGTTCCCCGGACCCGGCCGCTAGGATCCGGGATGGCAACAGCCGCCTGCCCGGCTCTGCGCCCTTTTTCCAGCCACCGCGCAGAAATTTAGGTCAAGGACGTCGGGATCAAATCCAAAGCCTGGCGCTCCTCGGGCAGCCGCCGAGACCCCCCAGGATCGCGGGGCTTCAGGATTGCGGAGACTCTCCCGCACAAACACCAGCCacaagttttattttcctttcgcGCTGGAAGTTCTCTCTGGCTGTCGCTCCGCACCGGCACGTCTTGCGCGGCTCCCCGCCCTTACCCGGCAGAG GATTAGGATACAGTGGAATACACTCAACACCAAAACGGTACCAAATCTGCTGTGGGTCTTTGAGAAATGGACTATTTGGAAAAGACCAACATCAACCAAACCC gaggaaaccagCCCAGAGAGAAGCGTTTTTTCTCTCAAGGTCGCAGAGCTGGTTAAGAAGAAAGCTGACTCCTACCTTCCAGTCTTGTGTCCATTTCATCCATTTCCAACGGAAAGTCTCCTGCTGCTTTTAG
- the LOC117202104 gene encoding sterile alpha motif domain-containing protein 1-like isoform X3, with amino-acid sequence MPVTSRTPVRPPPARARTLCPPLPDPLGRCANPAARGAPPPGGPSQGERTPTSLDHMGCGGRVDRGRGRRGELPRLHTGAGEKMPPTPLVRPLHSSSPDPAARIRDGNSRLPGSAPFFQPPRRNLGQGRRDQIQSLALLGQPPRPPRIAGLQDCGDSPAQTPATSFIFLSRWKFSLAVAPHRHVLRGSPPLPGRGLGYSGIHSTPKRYQICCGSLRNGLFGKDQHQPNPKGSELMSYLGTSSQKGGVNITLELEARAII; translated from the exons ATGCCGGTGACGTCACGCACCCCGGTGCGGCCCCCGCCTGCCCGCGCGCGCACACTCTGCCCCCCGCTGCCCGACCCACTGGGGCGGTGCGCGAACCCCGCGGCCCGAGGAGCCCCGCCTCCGGGCGGGCCGAGCCAAGGGGAGCGCACCCCGACTTCCCTGGATCACATGGGCTGCGGGGGGCGGGTGgatcgggggagggggaggcgcgGGGAGCTGCCGCGGCTCCACACTGGGGCAGGGGAGAAGATGCCCCCCACCCCTCTAGTTCGGCCTCTCCATTCAAGTTCCCCGGACCCGGCCGCTAGGATCCGGGATGGCAACAGCCGCCTGCCCGGCTCTGCGCCCTTTTTCCAGCCACCGCGCAGAAATTTAGGTCAAGGACGTCGGGATCAAATCCAAAGCCTGGCGCTCCTCGGGCAGCCGCCGAGACCCCCCAGGATCGCGGGGCTTCAGGATTGCGGAGACTCTCCCGCACAAACACCAGCCacaagttttattttcctttcgcGCTGGAAGTTCTCTCTGGCTGTCGCTCCGCACCGGCACGTCTTGCGCGGCTCCCCGCCCTTACCCGGCAGAG GATTAGGATACAGTGGAATACACTCAACACCAAAACGGTACCAAATCTGCTGTGGGTCTTTGAGAAATGGACTATTTGGAAAAGACCAACATCAACCAAACCC CAAGGGTTCAGAACTGATGAGTTACCTGGGTACATCCAGTCAGAAGGGAGGAGTCAACATAACGTTGGAGCTGGAAGCACGAGCAATCATCTAG
- the LOC117202104 gene encoding sterile alpha motif domain-containing protein 1-like isoform X4 — protein MPVTSRTPVRPPPARARTLCPPLPDPLGRCANPAARGAPPPGGPSQGERTPTSLDHMGCGGRVDRGRGRRGELPRLHTGAGEKMPPTPLVRPLHSSSPDPAARIRDGNSRLPGSAPFFQPPRRNLGQGRRDQIQSLALLGQPPRPPRIAGLQDCGDSPAQTPATSFIFLSRWKFSLAVAPHRHVLRGSPPLPGRGLGYSGIHSTPKRYQICCGSLRNGLFGKDQHQPNPGSRLSRRQDAQVAC, from the exons ATGCCGGTGACGTCACGCACCCCGGTGCGGCCCCCGCCTGCCCGCGCGCGCACACTCTGCCCCCCGCTGCCCGACCCACTGGGGCGGTGCGCGAACCCCGCGGCCCGAGGAGCCCCGCCTCCGGGCGGGCCGAGCCAAGGGGAGCGCACCCCGACTTCCCTGGATCACATGGGCTGCGGGGGGCGGGTGgatcgggggagggggaggcgcgGGGAGCTGCCGCGGCTCCACACTGGGGCAGGGGAGAAGATGCCCCCCACCCCTCTAGTTCGGCCTCTCCATTCAAGTTCCCCGGACCCGGCCGCTAGGATCCGGGATGGCAACAGCCGCCTGCCCGGCTCTGCGCCCTTTTTCCAGCCACCGCGCAGAAATTTAGGTCAAGGACGTCGGGATCAAATCCAAAGCCTGGCGCTCCTCGGGCAGCCGCCGAGACCCCCCAGGATCGCGGGGCTTCAGGATTGCGGAGACTCTCCCGCACAAACACCAGCCacaagttttattttcctttcgcGCTGGAAGTTCTCTCTGGCTGTCGCTCCGCACCGGCACGTCTTGCGCGGCTCCCCGCCCTTACCCGGCAGAG GATTAGGATACAGTGGAATACACTCAACACCAAAACGGTACCAAATCTGCTGTGGGTCTTTGAGAAATGGACTATTTGGAAAAGACCAACATCAACCAAACCC GGGAAGCCGGCTTTCACGCCGTCAAGATGCACAAGTAGCCTGCTAG